The proteins below are encoded in one region of uncultured Eubacteriales bacterium:
- a CDS encoding conserved hypothetical protein (Evidence 4 : Homologs of previously reported genes of unknown function): MESNTFEKAFSDFIDRREYDEAQNALFEMVRISFQAGWKSAGGDPPPSQPVLRLITIKPEE; the protein is encoded by the coding sequence ATGGAATCCAATACATTTGAAAAAGCCTTTTCCGACTTCATAGACCGCCGGGAGTATGACGAGGCGCAGAACGCTCTTTTTGAAATGGTACGCATATCGTTTCAAGCCGGGTGGAAATCCGCAGGTGGCGATCCCCCGCCATCACAGCCCGTTTTGCGACTTATCACTATAAAACCCGAAGAATAG
- the soj gene encoding Sporulation initiation inhibitor protein soj encodes MSNCKVTAICNQKGGVTKTTTTANLGIGLAMQGKKVLLVDIDPQADLTASLGWPNSDALPMTLADIMEKTLHDEDFEHYGAILRHDEGVDLIPSSIELSGMEMSLVNAMSREFTLRNYLELIKHNYDHVLIDCPPSLSMLTINALAAADSVIVPVQAQYLPAKGMTQLMRTIGKIRKQINPNLKVDGVLLTLADMRTNLARTTADTLRQQYGSLLKIYKTQIPVAVKAAEISAAGQSIFAYSKGSKVAQAYAEFTKEVLADGERAKAKPAPGR; translated from the coding sequence ATGTCTAATTGCAAAGTCACAGCGATCTGCAACCAAAAAGGCGGCGTAACCAAGACCACTACAACGGCCAATCTCGGTATCGGCCTTGCCATGCAGGGCAAAAAGGTTTTGCTTGTGGACATTGACCCCCAAGCCGACCTGACTGCCTCTCTTGGCTGGCCGAACAGCGACGCTCTGCCCATGACCCTTGCCGACATCATGGAAAAGACGCTCCATGACGAGGATTTTGAGCATTACGGCGCAATCCTGCGGCATGACGAGGGCGTGGATTTGATTCCGTCCAGCATTGAGCTGTCGGGCATGGAAATGAGCCTCGTAAACGCCATGAGCCGCGAGTTTACCTTGCGCAACTATCTGGAGCTTATTAAGCACAATTACGACCATGTGTTAATTGACTGCCCGCCGTCCCTGTCCATGCTGACCATCAATGCGCTGGCCGCCGCCGATAGCGTAATCGTCCCTGTTCAGGCGCAATACCTGCCCGCAAAAGGCATGACACAGCTTATGCGGACAATCGGCAAGATTCGGAAGCAGATCAATCCCAACCTGAAGGTGGACGGCGTTTTGCTGACGCTGGCGGATATGCGCACCAATCTTGCCCGGACAACGGCTGATACCCTGCGGCAGCAGTATGGCAGTCTGCTGAAAATCTATAAGACCCAAATCCCGGTGGCAGTCAAGGCCGCTGAAATCAGCGCGGCGGGACAGAGTATTTTTGCCTATAGCAAGGGTAGCAAGGTCGCACAGGCTTACGCCGAGTTTACCAAGGAGGTGCTGGCCGATGGCGAAAGAGCTAAAGCTAAACCTGCCCCCGGCAGATGA
- a CDS encoding conserved hypothetical protein (Evidence 4 : Homologs of previously reported genes of unknown function), protein MAKELKLNLPPADDLFTTQEERDDAKLERVIDLPLSEIHDFPNHPFKVRMDEDMVEMAESVKKYGVLVPGLVRPRDGGYEMVAGHRRKMASGLAERGTMPCLIRNLTDDEAVIIMVDSNLQREKILPSEKALAYKMKLEAMKRQGQRTDLTSSPVDMKLKGKQSLAVIGETSGDSQATVHRYIRLTELIPQVLDMVDAGKIAMRPAVELSYLPPEQQHTLLEEMTAEERTPSHIQAMKMRKFSEEGRLGEDVIHSIMQEEKPNQVEQFKMPRDKISKFFPVGTPAQKIEDTIIKALELWRQRERNRDAR, encoded by the coding sequence ATGGCGAAAGAGCTAAAGCTAAACCTGCCCCCGGCAGATGACCTCTTTACTACCCAGGAGGAACGGGACGACGCCAAGCTGGAACGGGTAATAGACCTGCCTCTGAGTGAAATTCACGACTTTCCCAATCATCCGTTCAAGGTGAGAATGGATGAGGATATGGTAGAAATGGCCGAGAGCGTCAAAAAATACGGTGTCTTGGTTCCCGGCCTTGTGCGTCCCAGGGACGGCGGCTATGAAATGGTCGCGGGACATCGCCGTAAAATGGCAAGCGGGCTGGCCGAGCGCGGCACAATGCCCTGCCTCATTCGCAATTTAACGGATGATGAAGCCGTCATTATTATGGTTGACAGCAATTTGCAGCGTGAAAAAATCCTGCCATCCGAAAAAGCCCTTGCCTACAAAATGAAGCTGGAGGCCATGAAACGGCAGGGACAGCGCACGGATTTAACTTCATCTCCAGTGGATATGAAGTTAAAGGGCAAACAATCTCTTGCTGTTATTGGCGAAACCTCCGGCGATAGCCAGGCTACCGTTCACCGCTACATTCGCTTAACAGAGCTTATCCCACAGGTGCTCGACATGGTGGACGCGGGGAAAATCGCCATGCGCCCCGCCGTGGAGCTGTCTTATCTGCCACCGGAGCAGCAGCATACCCTTTTGGAGGAAATGACCGCAGAGGAAAGAACCCCTTCCCATATTCAAGCCATGAAAATGCGGAAGTTTTCAGAGGAAGGGCGGCTTGGCGAGGATGTCATCCACTCCATCATGCAGGAGGAAAAGCCAAATCAAGTGGAGCAATTCAAAATGCCGCGCGATAAAATCAGCAAGTTTTTTCCCGTGGGGACGCCCGCGCAGAAAATTGAGGACACCATTATCAAGGCGCTGGAGCTTTGGCGGCAAAGAGAACGCAACCGTGACGCGCGATGA
- a CDS encoding hypothetical protein (Evidence 5 : No homology to any previously reported sequences): MRKLSKYKVCGEVDSTVTGKLLYLILEELADKNGEIIIPQKKISAALHISKGAVSRNLRRLREGGYIDVVAQYHSDGGRAANKYRIR; encoded by the coding sequence GTGAGAAAGCTGTCCAAATACAAAGTCTGCGGCGAGGTTGATTCTACTGTGACCGGCAAGCTACTTTACCTCATTCTCGAAGAGCTTGCCGATAAAAACGGCGAAATAATTATCCCACAGAAAAAAATCAGCGCCGCGCTGCACATTTCCAAAGGCGCTGTGAGCCGTAATCTTCGCCGTCTGCGGGAGGGCGGCTATATTGATGTGGTTGCGCAGTATCACAGCGATGGCGGCAGGGCTGCCAACAAATACCGAATCAGATAA
- a CDS encoding conserved hypothetical protein (Evidence 4 : Homologs of previously reported genes of unknown function): MDNKKFAATLYNFIKENDPHGYYTNTPAEDAIAELESYLSDPEMVKETIKDIEEIADSFDDHEVYVTEVKPLLKGLRAVQERLEAEQSRRMVADTGYEVKQSIRIGNSEILMAENPVAEDGSFYMKAEYTENGLIGEYSQILVDSDYLEIIREFAKGLHDQIEKVASEIGKVAYQPEPITARECRPNDYSQGIVGKVVVIKAEALRPEYRRGDMQLVLVDGGNGANANPHGNAVYCIHLNDGSRTRFERYQVQGEIKELPAWAAVRLDAIRAEHEAAKQPAPPIKARKPKDREAR; encoded by the coding sequence ATGGATAACAAAAAATTTGCGGCAACACTTTACAATTTTATAAAAGAGAACGACCCGCACGGCTATTATACGAACACCCCGGCAGAGGACGCTATTGCGGAGCTGGAAAGCTACCTTTCCGATCCGGAGATGGTCAAAGAAACCATTAAGGACATAGAGGAAATCGCGGATTCCTTTGACGACCATGAGGTTTATGTTACCGAGGTCAAGCCGCTTTTGAAAGGTTTACGAGCGGTGCAGGAAAGGCTGGAGGCCGAGCAAAGCAGGCGTATGGTGGCCGACACCGGCTACGAGGTCAAGCAGTCCATCCGCATTGGCAATAGCGAGATTCTGATGGCCGAGAACCCCGTAGCGGAGGACGGCAGCTTCTATATGAAAGCCGAGTACACCGAAAACGGCTTGATCGGCGAATACTCCCAGATTCTTGTGGATTCCGATTATCTTGAAATCATTCGGGAATTTGCCAAGGGCCTGCACGATCAGATTGAAAAGGTCGCATCCGAAATCGGTAAAGTGGCGTATCAGCCTGAGCCGATCACCGCCAGGGAGTGCCGCCCTAACGATTACAGTCAGGGCATTGTCGGCAAGGTGGTGGTAATCAAGGCCGAGGCTCTGCGCCCGGAATACCGGCGCGGGGATATGCAGCTTGTTTTGGTAGACGGCGGCAACGGCGCAAACGCCAACCCACATGGAAACGCCGTTTATTGTATCCACCTGAACGACGGCAGTCGTACCCGCTTTGAGAGGTATCAGGTACAGGGTGAAATAAAGGAGCTGCCTGCATGGGCGGCAGTGCGACTGGATGCCATCCGTGCCGAGCATGAGGCCGCAAAACAACCCGCCCCGCCCATCAAAGCCCGAAAACCGAAAGACAGAGAAGCGCGGTAA
- a CDS encoding conserved hypothetical protein (Evidence 4 : Homologs of previously reported genes of unknown function) produces MLVEDTLFGVVDKVQIAVERIKAFEPPDGYFLAFSGGKDSQCIYHLAKEAGVRFDAHFHLTSVDPPEVISFVKAHYPEVILDQPPESMWRLIERKKIPPTRKIRYCCGIYKERGGIGRTVITGVRWDESARRKNTRAMLELNAYSTRKIMLNSDNDEARRLVESCQLKGKHILNPIVDWLTEDVWEYLNGNGIPHCCLYDEGFHRIGCIGCPMSREKGMLREFERWPKYYAAYLRAFDRMLVARRESGLDCSFWPDAHAVMDWWIYGRKKIEWEPEQYEIELLL; encoded by the coding sequence ATGCTTGTAGAGGACACCCTGTTTGGCGTGGTTGACAAGGTTCAAATAGCCGTCGAGCGTATCAAAGCCTTTGAGCCGCCTGACGGCTATTTCCTTGCCTTTTCGGGCGGTAAGGACAGCCAGTGTATTTATCATCTTGCCAAGGAAGCAGGCGTAAGATTTGACGCCCATTTTCACCTGACCTCGGTTGACCCGCCGGAGGTCATTTCTTTTGTCAAAGCGCATTATCCCGAAGTAATTTTGGATCAACCGCCCGAAAGTATGTGGCGACTGATTGAGAGAAAGAAGATCCCGCCAACCCGTAAAATCCGTTACTGCTGTGGTATTTACAAGGAGCGCGGCGGCATTGGCAGAACTGTGATTACAGGTGTTCGTTGGGATGAAAGCGCACGACGCAAAAATACCCGTGCCATGTTGGAGCTAAATGCCTATTCTACGCGAAAAATCATGCTCAATAGTGACAACGATGAAGCCCGCAGACTGGTTGAAAGCTGTCAGCTTAAAGGCAAGCACATCTTAAACCCTATTGTTGACTGGCTCACCGAGGATGTGTGGGAATACCTGAATGGCAACGGTATTCCGCATTGCTGTCTGTATGACGAGGGCTTTCACCGCATTGGCTGCATCGGCTGTCCCATGTCCCGTGAAAAAGGGATGCTGCGGGAGTTTGAGAGATGGCCAAAATACTATGCCGCGTATCTCCGCGCTTTTGATCGTATGCTGGTTGCTCGCAGGGAATCGGGACTTGACTGTTCGTTTTGGCCGGATGCCCATGCTGTTATGGACTGGTGGATTTACGGCAGAAAAAAGATTGAGTGGGAGCCTGAGCAATATGAAATCGAGTTGTTGTTATAA
- a CDS encoding conserved hypothetical protein (Evidence 4 : Homologs of previously reported genes of unknown function), which translates to MPYELLPSKEDGLLFFRLDGEAAERYGSIGYLRADFGRDGRGFWATWFDQQPHLKTPAFKDEFDEIINSLRDGGQKPPFASRDNLAAFCAATPGKELTTRGSGYMIQTLDFSYYIRCLPRPGDYDIYAFAFDNRYLLPELAGKHDLPDVCYSVLPSTGELISISRYEKGYSRCDGSKPNPEENRFFADTSNKIFGITRAQEEAMLAGSMFGWDVPAAKPWKYDKDGKPLPPSQKKMGRSDEQNPCLKYGESEEKPMTQAERFIKLTALTRGSHNNDPSSYHAAFYLLSHDPEVCAAACRFISVDGISFTGLKRAIRDFDERTRQVVDIAHNLFSWRSPCKATPFDISRLGYPYMELICNACYIAAGEFQVIIEPDKAEITLDNSHYKESKRIYQQFKQMERAIAADMAQDRAALPKSKPPKDYER; encoded by the coding sequence ATGCCATATGAATTATTACCCTCAAAAGAGGATGGACTGCTGTTTTTTCGTCTGGACGGCGAAGCCGCAGAGCGTTACGGCTCCATCGGCTACCTTCGGGCAGATTTCGGCAGGGATGGGCGCGGTTTTTGGGCTACATGGTTTGACCAGCAGCCCCATTTGAAAACGCCTGCGTTCAAGGATGAATTTGACGAAATTATCAACTCTCTGCGCGATGGTGGGCAAAAACCGCCCTTTGCCAGCCGTGACAATTTGGCGGCGTTTTGTGCCGCGACCCCCGGCAAGGAGTTGACCACACGGGGCAGCGGCTACATGATACAAACGCTGGACTTCTCTTATTATATCCGCTGTCTGCCTCGCCCCGGCGATTATGATATATACGCCTTTGCCTTCGACAATCGCTACCTGCTGCCCGAGCTGGCGGGTAAGCATGATTTGCCCGATGTCTGTTACAGCGTTCTGCCCTCCACCGGGGAGCTGATTTCCATATCTCGATATGAGAAGGGATACTCCCGCTGTGACGGTTCAAAGCCCAACCCGGAGGAAAACCGATTCTTCGCGGATACCTCCAATAAAATCTTCGGCATTACGCGGGCGCAGGAGGAGGCCATGCTTGCCGGGAGCATGTTCGGCTGGGATGTTCCCGCCGCAAAGCCGTGGAAATACGACAAGGATGGAAAGCCTCTGCCTCCGTCACAAAAAAAGATGGGCCGGAGCGATGAGCAGAACCCATGCCTGAAATACGGAGAAAGTGAGGAAAAGCCAATGACACAAGCAGAACGCTTTATAAAGCTGACCGCATTGACCAGGGGATCACACAACAATGACCCCTCCTCTTATCATGCGGCCTTTTATTTGCTCTCCCATGACCCGGAGGTATGCGCCGCAGCCTGCCGGTTTATCTCGGTGGACGGTATCAGCTTCACCGGGCTGAAACGGGCGATTCGTGATTTTGATGAGCGCACCCGCCAGGTGGTGGACATTGCCCACAATCTTTTTTCATGGCGCAGCCCGTGCAAAGCCACGCCCTTTGACATCTCACGGCTCGGCTACCCTTATATGGAGCTGATCTGCAACGCCTGTTATATTGCAGCCGGGGAATTTCAGGTCATAATTGAGCCGGACAAGGCTGAAATTACGCTGGATAACAGCCATTACAAGGAGAGCAAGCGTATCTACCAGCAATTTAAGCAGATGGAGCGCGCGATAGCTGCGGATATGGCTCAGGACAGAGCCGCACTGCCAAAGTCAAAACCGCCTAAAGACTATGAACGGTAA